The following coding sequences are from one Zonotrichia albicollis isolate bZonAlb1 chromosome 13, bZonAlb1.hap1, whole genome shotgun sequence window:
- the ATMIN gene encoding ATM interactor, translating to MAAAAGRRGGGLGRSPAPVRDVPPAGELVRPSVTELSQVRTNILCTVPGCGKVLPNSPALNMHLSKAHPLQDGKLNAPIRKGLKTSQKFYCCPIEGCPRGPNRPFSQFSLVKQHFMKMHAEKKHKCDKCSNSYGTEWYLKRHIEVCGKTFQCTCGCPYASRTALLSHIYRTGHEIPAEHRDPPSKKRKMESSVHNQQLAEKANEAFSNTHSSAPGTQELESSEVKIAASLEGSCSSNFTNQMQPKCAPKMLLPKPKVALVKLPVMQVAHLPVYVSATDSSVKPAVVAVDNQGSVVSTVHLLPQSIGILIPALEAETLVFKDTMPVSKVTASGDREPVSTGVQVELDKVTSNNPGQELGNVCHKNKISSINIQTDLSYISQSFVPAAAWTPNSSVSSCSQTDLSFSSQVSLPISVQTQTLLPASKLTSSIAAQTDAFSQGCFPTCGISRETQTSRTQDCIDGRVQMDQAVMCSDIFDNVPSSYNVSTHIELPENNLMPANIDQTLLQRSSCKSLNQDTVKSESLISFNTQTNILPPQNTTDNQTQTMDLLSDLENIFSGNMSGQTLDNRGLLSETSSNADTHLPSAPSQSTGIDFDIEEFFSASNIQTQTEESELGTLNSEPVLESLDIETQTDFLFSDSATQSYNCRGNSNFLGLEMFDTQTQTDLNFFLDSTTHLPLGSILKQSSFSMSTDSSDTETQTEVYMASKNTPAQNIESKVQLSSAETQTMDSCFENLGSLFLTSNETQTAMDDFLLADLAWNTMESQFSSVETQTCEELCSLFQSSDKPSH from the exons atggcggcggcggccgggcggCGTGGCGGGGGCTTGGGGCGGTCCCCCGCGCCCGTGAGGGACGTGCCGCCCGCCGGGGAGCTGGTGCGGCCCTCggtgacagagctgtcccaAGTGCGGACCAACATCCTGTGCACCGTGCCCGGCTGCGGGAAGGTGCTGCCCAACAGCCCGGCCCTCAACATGCACCTCAGCAAGGCGCACCCGCTGCAG GATGGAAAACTGAATGCACCAATAAGGAAGGGTttgaaaacttcacagaaattcTACTGCTGTCCTATTGAAGGCTGCCCTAGAGGACCAAACAGaccattttcccaattttctctTGTAAAACAG CACTTTATGAAAATGCATGCTGAAAAGAAGCACAAATGTGATAAATGTAGTAACTCCTATGGCACAGAATGGTATCTGAAACGGCACATAGAGGTCTGTGGCAAGACTTTCCAGTGTACTTGTGGGTGCCCTTATGCCAGCAGAACAGCATTACTGTCTCACATTTACAGAACTGGCCATGAAATCCCTGCAGAACACAG GGATCCTCCTagtaagaaaaggaaaatggagTCCTCTGTTCATAATCAGCAGTTGGCAGAGAAGGCCAACGAAGCATTCAGCAATACCCACAGTTCTGCTCCTGGCACTCAGGAATTGGAGTCCTCTGAAGTGAAAATAGCAGCCTCTCTTGAAGGCTCCTGCAGTTCTAACTTCACAAACCAAATGCAGCCAAAATGTGCACCAAAGATGCTTTTACCCAAGCCCAAGGTGGCTTTGGTTAAACTTCCAGTGATGCAGGTTGCTCACTTGCCTGTGTATGTATCTGCAACAGACTCTTCTGTCAAACCTGCTGTAGTGGCTGTTGATAACCAAGGTTCTGTTGTAAGTACTGTTCATTTACTGCCTCAGTCTATAGGAATCCTGATTCCAGCCCTGGAGGCAGAAACACTTGTATTTAAAGACACTATGCCTGTTTCAAAGGTGACAGCTTCTGGTGATCGGGAACCAGTAAGTACTGGTGTGCAAGTTGAATTGGACAAGGTGACATCAAATAACCCAGGACAAGAGCTGGGGAATGTTTGTCACAAGAACAAAATTTCTTCAATAAATATACAGACTGACTTATCTTACATCTCCCAGAGCTTTGTACCAGCTGCAGCCTGGACTCCCAATTCttctgtgtcctcttgttctcaGACAGATCTGTCATTCAGTTCCCAGGTCTCTTTGCCCATCAGTGtgcagacacagacactgcTGCCTGCTTCCAAGCTGACTTCTTCCATAGCTGCTCAGACTGATGCTTTCAGCCAGGGCTGCTTTCCAACGTGTGGCATTTCCAGAGAGACTCAAACCAGCAGGACACAGGACTGCATTGATGGAAGGGTACAGATGGACCAGGCTGTAATGTGCAGTGACATTTTTGACAATGTTCCTTCATCATACAATGTTTCTACTCACATTGAACTTCCAGAAAACAATTTAATGCCTGCAAATATAGATCAAACCTTGCTGCAGAGAAGTAGTTGCAAGAGCCTGAATCAGGATACAGTTAAGTCTGAATCCCTTATCAGCTTCAATACACAGACTAATATACTTCCACCTCAAAATACAACAGATAATCAAACCCAGACAATGGACCTGCTAAGTGAtctggaaaacattttttcagGAAACATGTCTGGCCAGACCCTGGATAATCGTGGCCTTTTGTCTGAGACAAGTTCTAATGCTGACACTCATCTTCCATCTGCTCCATCACAGAGCACAGGGATAGACTTCGACATTGAAGAGTTCTTTTCAGCATCCAACATCCAAACTCAGACTGAAGAGAGTGAGCTTGGTACCCTGAACTCTGAGCCAGTTTTGGAGTCACTGGACATTGAAACCCAGACTGATTTCTTATTTTCAGATAGTGCCACTCAATCCTATAACTGCCGAGGCAATTCTAACTTCTTAGGTTTGGAGATGTTTGATACACAGACCCAGACAGACTTGAATTTCTTTTTGGACAGTACTACCCATCTGCCTTTAGGAAGTATTCTGAAACAGTCCAGTTTCTCGATGAGCACTGACTCATCTGATACAGAAACGCAGACAGAAGTATATATGGCTTCTAAAAACACACCTGCTCAGAATATTGAAAGCAAAgtccagctcagcagtgctgagacCCAGACTATGGATAGCTGCTTTGAGAATCTGGGGAGTTTATTCCTTACCAGCAATGAAACACAGACAGCAATGGATGACTTCCTTCTGGCTGACTTAGCCTGGAATACAATGGAGTCCCAGTTCAGTTCAGTAGAAACACAGACCTGTGAAGAGCTGTGCTCCTTGTTCCAGAGCTCTGACAAGCCCAGCCACTGA
- the PPP1R3E gene encoding protein phosphatase 1 regulatory subunit 3E — MDKAGSLHSSVPGPPPRLYLPRNFSCSACLYGSLAEQCRAGCSPDGDAAPTPVVREAADEKPPPTRGREPTLPAVPPSPTQRRRAKSLPTPGDRSLRPALQQSPSRRKTVRFADSLGLELTSVHLFCEADLPRVPLPAPPTPRPADLLKTRKPPALGDLEPVLFGPPPPLLEPLFPPQPGASPGFAERVRQHKVRLEWVRAEPAGLRGAVRVLNLAYEKVVSVRYTLNGWASCAEAAATYQPPAPTDGISDRFAFLLPLGAAAAAAETTLEFAVRYRVAGAEYWDNNEGKNYRLRGRQRVPPAPGPPQDPDSSAWIHFI; from the coding sequence ATGGATAAGGCGGGCTCGCTGCACAGCTCGGTGCCCGGGCCGCCGCCCCGGCTCTACCTGCCGCGCAACTTCAGCTGCAGCGCCTGCCTCTATGGCAGCCTGGCCGAGCAGTGCAGGGCGGGCTGCAGCCCCGACGGCGACGCCGCGCCCACGCCCGTGGTGCGGGAAGCGGCGGACGAGAAGCCGCCGCCGACCCGCGGCCGGGAACCCACGCTGCCCGccgtgccccccagccccacgcaGCGCCGCCGCGCCAAGTCGCTGCCAACGCCCGGCGACCGCAGCCTGCGCCCCGCGCTGCAGCAGAGCCCGTCGCGCCGCAAGACCGTGCGGTTCGCCGACTCGCTGGGGCTGGAGCTCACCTCCGTACACCTCTTCTGCGAGGCCGACCTGCCGCGGGTGCCGCTGCCCGCGCCGCCCACGCCGCGCCCCGCCGACCTCCTCAAGACCAGGAAGCCGCCGGCGCTGGGCGACCTGGAGCCGGTGCTGTtcgggccgccgccgccgctgctggaGCCGCTGTTCCCGCCGCAGCCCGGCGCCAGCCCCGGCTTCGCGGAGCGGGTGCGGCAGCACAAGGTGAGGCTGGAGTGGGTGCGGGCAGAGCCGGCGGGGCTGCGCGGGGCCGTGCGCGTCCTCAACCTCGCCTACGAGAAGGTGGTGTCGGTGCGCTACACGCTCAATGGCTGGGCCAGCTGCGCCGAGGCTGCCGCCACGTACCAGCCGCCCGCGCCGACCGACGGCATCAGCGACCGCTTCGccttcctgctgcccctgggcgccgccgccgccgccgccgagaCCACGCTGGAGTTCGCCGTCCGCTACCGCGTCGCCGGCGCCGAGTACTGGGACAACAACGAGGGCAAGAACTACCGGCTGCGGGGCCGGCAGCGCGTCCCGCCCGCCCCAGGCCCCCCGCAGGACCCCGACAGCTCTGCCTGGATCCACTTCATCTGA